Proteins from one Poecile atricapillus isolate bPoeAtr1 chromosome 14, bPoeAtr1.hap1, whole genome shotgun sequence genomic window:
- the LOC131584755 gene encoding mucin-1-like has protein sequence MERPRLPLPRARPPLPRLLAAAVLVECCARLCPALGSGTGSALSAADPCAQLGPAAGERCRTDRPQRGAGTGQAPTPEPGGQLWTEAELLPFPGTPAGTAESSRPQESPRTPGLGREGTGPAVRGGTSPQPRGPAVSAGRELLSPAALGVTSAAPGEAETGPGTAHPPGTDPAGHGTAEGATTAQGTLSHSPPSVTVAGSARGQWRSSSTLRGWRAIGTALVQSQNDIPQLGDSSPGTHPSTVLATASSAPGTTGTSPFAGGLQRLLTPTGTLQETHWELPGLSGGQGFASHPQEGPLSAPRPSALSLGPGGGPFASTARPAVGTGPALLPATRRGSGLPLPTTMASTPGVTSPGQGGAPELTTGVLGPPDREVPPEHSHIPLSPAAIPGQLPVPLSPGSTAVAQVTQASPGSSHIPLSPQPVPASGSAVTLLPSPGTAWGALGFSPAVGTTLRDPSPELPHSSSRVGPAQNPPSLGGTQLGVGSLAPPSAAGPSQQPTLSQPASSQPASSLGLTTATGVTATTGVTATITTASSPEELGEMGTVRAEPRAAVLQRDEVGLTRGSPTHVPSVVPGPPQQPTGSHGGGPGSSPAAVDTDLARPSSSPGGMADTHTPQVTLAGVGRAPQVFIVEDQPPLLRESLLRIPCELVLDMGFVPALQDPGSHERQELLHSFNRTVTPLFTSVPGFLRLEVTGIREGSVVLRYDALFAAEQLPLPGLERLLGAALGSAGARPGLAVGTAPVLRHEALALPLDPCALLLACPAGFACVARADGNATCTSLCHRDYCKNHGICSHGRDQQPRCRCPVGSDFWFVGLRCDYRVTQQGLLGTAAGVLLSILLLGAVLAVLAVRRFKALLLEARAEQSRSSYRRFCRLDDVSAQYWSGSGLPSASSLDNPAFSNSEELLQLRVLDSGCQGDSAVTNGAKRGPVPCAHPQCQPSFHYDWDTSSSSMNDPMVDSGKASDISVSSWPMEPIQWAPFPLLHQLSRQRPRKARWPQSFCEGLELGTLERSWTA, from the exons tgctcgTGGAATGCTGCGCTCGGCTTTGCCCCGCTCTGGGCAGCGGGACGGGCTCCGCTCTGAGCGCTGCCGACCCCTGCGCCCAGCTGGGCCCGGCGGCGGGGGAGCGCTGCCGGACAG ATCGCCCGCAGCGCGGAGCCGGCACCGGCCAGGCGCCCACACCAGAGCCCGGGGGGCAGCTGTGGAcagaggctgagctgctgcccttccctgggACCCCCGCGGGGACAGCCGAGAGCTCCAGGCCGCAGGAGAGCCCCAGAACCcccgggctgggcagggaggggacagggccgGCGGTGCGGGGTGGGAcaagcccccagccccgggggcCCGCGGTCtctgcaggcagggagctgctgtcccctgccGCTCTGGGGGTGaccagtgcagcccctggggaggcAGAGACAGGTCCTGGAACCGCGCACCCCCCGGGCACTGACCCTGCAGGACATGGGACAGCAGAAGGTGCCACGACAGCGCAGGGGACGCTTTCGCATTCACCACCCTCTGTGACAGTGGCAGGTTCTGCCAGGGGACAGTGGAGGTCCAGCAGCACCCTGAGGGGATGGAGGGCCATCGGGACAGCCCTCGTGCAGAGCCAGAATGACATTCCCCAGCTGGGTGacagcagcccagggacccACCCGAGCACcgtgctggccactgccagCTCAGCACCAGGGACAACAGGGACATCACCCTTTGCTGGGGGGCTGCAGAGGCTACTGACCCccacagggacactgcaggagacacactgggagctgccagggctgtcAGGAGGCCAGGGCTTTGCTTCCCACCCACAGGAGGGTCCCCTCTCTGCCCCTCGCCCCTCTGCACTGTCCCTTGGGCCTGGTGGGGGCCCTTTTGCCAGCACAGCCCGGCCAGCCGTGGGGACAGGCCCAGCCTTGCTGCCTGCCACACGCAGGGGCTCAGgtctgcccctccccaccaccaTGGCCAGCACCCCAGGGGTGACATCTCCTGGCCAGGGAGGAGCCCCGGAGCTGACCACTGGGGTCTTGGGGCCACCTGACAGAGAGGTTCCCCCTGAGCACAGTCACATCCCCCTGAGCCCGGCAGccatcccagggcagctccctgtccccctgtcccctggcagcACCGCTGtggctcaggtgacacaggcCAGTCCTGGATCCTCCCAtatccccctgtccccacagcctgtcccagccagTGGCTCTGCAGTGACCCTGCTGCCTTCCCCCGGCACTGCCTGGGGGGCCCTGGGATTCAGCCCCGCTGTGGGCACCACCCtgcgagacccctccccagagctgccccattCCAGCTCGAGGGTGGGTCCTGCTCAGAACCCTCCATCGCTGGGGGGGACCCAGCTGGGGGTGGGCAGCCTGGCCCCCCCCTCAGCAGCTGGGCCTTCCCAGCAGCCAACTTTGTCCCAGCCTGCATCTTCCCAGCCTGCGTCTTCCCTGGGACTGACCACTGCTACTGGCGTCACCGCCACCACCGGTGTCACTGCCACCATCACAACTGCCAGCAGCCCAGAAGAGCTCGGGGAGATGGGGACGGTCAGAGCTGAGCCGCGTGCTGCCGTACTGCAGAGGGATGAGGTGGGGCTGACACGGGGGTCCCCAACTCATGTGCCCTCTGTGGTGCCCGGGCCTCCCCAGCAGCCCACAGGGTCCCATGGTGGGGGCCCTGGgtcctctccagctgctgtggaCACAGACCTGGCCCGGCCATCGAGCAGCCCCGGAGGGATGGCAGACACTCACACCCCGCAGGTGACACTggctggggtgggcagggccCCCCAGGTGTTCATCGTGGAAGATCAGCCCCCACTCCTGAGAG aaTCCCTCCTGCGCATCCCCTGTGAGCTGGTGCTGGACATGGGGTTCGTCCCGGCCCTGCAGGACCCCGGGTCCCACGAgcgccaggagctgctgcacagctTCAACCGGACG GTGACTCCCCTCTTCACATCGGTGCCCGGGTTCCTGCGGCTGGAGGTGACAGGGATCAG GGAGGGCAGCGTGGTGCTGCGCTACGATGCGCTCTTCGCGGCGGAGCAgctgccgctgccggggctggaGCGGCTCCTCGGGGCCGCGCTGGGCTCTGCCGGTGCCCGGCCGGGGCTGGCGGTGGGCACGGCCCCCGTCCTGCGCCACGAGGCTCTGG CGCTGCCGCTGGACCCCTGCGCTCTGCTCCTCGCCTGCCCGGCCGGCTTCGCCTGCGTGGCCAGGGCGGACGGGAACGCGACCTGCACCTCCCTGTGCCACCGTGACTACTGCAAGAACCACGGCATCTGCTCCCACGGCCGGGACCAGCAGCCCCGCTGCCG GTGCCCCGTGGGCAGCGATTTCTGGTTCGTGGGGCTGCGCTGTGACTACCGGGTGACACAGCAGGGCCTGCTGGGCACGGCGGCCGGGGTCCTGCTCAGCATCCTCCTCCTGGGCGCCGTCCTCGCCGTCCTCGCCGTCCGCCGCTTCAAGGCGCTGCTGCTGGAGGCCAGGGCCGAGCAGAGCCGCAGCAG CTATCGCCGTTTCTGCCGCCTGGACGATGTCTCTGCCCAGTACTGGTCCGGCTCGGGGCTGCCCTCGGCCAGCTCGCTGGACAACCCGGCCTTCAGCAactctgaggagctgctgcagctccggGTCCTGGACAGCGGCTgccagggggactctgctgtcACCAACGGTGCCAAGCGGGGCCCGGTGCCCTGCGCCCACCCGCAGTGCCAGCCCAG TTTCCATTACGACTGGGacaccagctccagcagcatgAATGACCCTATGGTGGACTCGGGGAAAGCCAGCGACATCTCCGTGTCCAGCTGGCCCATGGAGCCCATCCAGTGggctcccttccctctcctccaccAGCTCTCCAGGCAGCGACCG CGCAAGGCCCGCTGGCCGCAGTCGTTCTgcgaggggctggagctgggcaccCTGGAGCGGAGCTGGACGGCCTGA